A genomic region of Elephas maximus indicus isolate mEleMax1 chromosome 10, mEleMax1 primary haplotype, whole genome shotgun sequence contains the following coding sequences:
- the PCK2 gene encoding phosphoenolpyruvate carboxykinase [GTP], mitochondrial isoform X2 has product MAAAYRPGLRLNWHVLSPWGWASRRSLQTLQVLSGDLGQLPEGVRDFVERSARLCQPEGIHICDGTEAENTAILTLLEQQGLVRKLPKYSNCWLARTDPKDVARVESKTVIVTPSQRDTVPLPAGGARGQLGNWMSPAEFQQAVDERFPGCMQGRTMYVLPFSMGPVGSPLSRIGVQLTDSAYVVASMRIMTRLGTPVLRALGDGDFVKCLHSVGQPLTGQWEPVSQWPCNPEKTLIGHVPDQREIISFGSGYGGNSLLGKKCFALRIASRLARDEGWLAEHMLILGITNPAGKKRYVAAAFPSACGKTNLAMMQPALPGWKVECVGDDIAWMRFDSEGRLRAINPENGFFGVAPGTSATTNPNAMATIQSNTLFTNVAETSDGGVYWEGIDQPLAPGVTVTSWLGKPWKPGDKEPCAHPNSRFCAPARQCPIMDPAWEAPEGVPIDAIIFGGRRPKGVPLVYEAFNWRHGVFVGSAMRSESTAAAEHKGKIIMHDPFAMRPFFGYNFGRYLEHWLSMEERKGARLPRIFHVNWFRRDEAGRFLWPGFGENARVLDWICRRLEGEDSARETPIGLVPKEGALDLSGLGAIDTTQLFSLPKDFWKQEVRDIRSYLTEQVNQDLPKEVLAELEALEGRVCRM; this is encoded by the exons ATGGCCGCTGCGTACCGCCCCGGCCTGCG GCTTAACTGGCATGTGCTGAGCCCCTGGGGCTGGGCATCACGCCGCAGCCTCCAGACCCTTCAAGTACTCAGTGGCGATCTGGGCCAGCTACCTGAGGGTGTACGAGACTTTGTGGAACGCAGCGCCCGTTTGTGCCAACCAGAGGGCATCCACATCTGTGATGGAACCGAGGCCGAGAATACTGCCATACTGACCCTGCTGGAGCAACAAGGCCTTGTCCGAAAGCTCCCCAAGTACAGTAACTG CTGGCTGGCCCGCACAGACCCCAAGGATGTGGCACGAGTAGAGAGCAAGACAGTGATCGTAACTCCTTCTCAACGGGACACAGTGCCCCTCCCAGCTGGTGGGGCCCGTGGGCAGCTGGGCAACTGGATGTCCCCTGCTGAGTTCCAGCAAGCCGTGGATGAGAGGTTTCCAGGCTGCATGCAGG GCCGCACCATGTACGTGCTTCCCTTCAGCATGGGTCCCGTGGGCTCCCCACTCTCCCGCATTGGGGTGCAGCTCACTGACTCTGCCTACGTGGTAGCAAGCATGCGTATTATGACCCGGCTGGGGACACCCGTGCTTCGTGCTCTGGGAGATGGCGACTTTGTGAAATGTCTGCACTCCGTGGGTCAGCCCCTCACTGGGCAAT GGGAGCCAGTGAGCCAGTGGCCGTGCAACCCAGAGAAAACCCTGATTGGCCACGTGCCTGACCAGCGGGAGATCATCTCCTTCGGCAGCGGCTATGGTGGCAACTCCCTGCTGGGCAAGAAGTGCTTTGCCCTGCGCATCGCCTCTCGGCTGGCCCGGGATGAGGGCTGGCTGGCGGAGCACATGCTG ATCTTGGGCATCACCAACCCTGCCGGAAAGAAGCGCTATGTGGCCGCCGCCTTCCCCAGTGCCTGTGGCAAGACCAACCTGGCCATGATGCAGCCCGCACTGCCAGGCTGGAAAGTGGAATGTGTGGGAGATGACATCGCCTGGATGAGGTTTGACAGCGAAG GTCGACTTCGGGCCATCAACCCTGAGAACGGCTTCTTCGGGGTGGCCCCTGGCACCTCTGCCACCACCAATCCCAATGCCATGGCCACGATCCAGAGTAACACTCTCTTCACCAATGTGGCTGAGACCAGTGATGGCGGCGTGTACTGGGAGGGTATTGACCAGCCTCTTGCACCTGGCGTTACCGTGACCTCCTGGCTGGGCAAACCCTGGAAACCCG GTGACAAGGAGCCCTGTGCACATCCCAATTCTCGCTTTTGTGCCCCGGCTCGCCAGTGCCCCATCATGGACCCAGCTTGGGAGGCTCCTGAAGGAGTCCCCATTGACGCCATCATCTTTGGAGGCCGAAGACCTAAAG GGGTACCCCTGGTATATGAGGCCTTCAATTGGCGCCATGGCGTGTTTGTGGGCAGTGCCATGCGCTCCGAGTCTACTGCTGCAGCTGAACACAAAG GGAAGATCATCATGCACGACCCGTTTGCCATGCGGCCCTTTTTCGGCTACAACTTTGGGCGCTACCTAGAACACTGGCTGAGCATGGAGGAGCGCAAGGGGGCTCGGCTGCCCCGCATCTTCCATGTCAACTGGTTCCGGCGCGATGAGGCGGGCCGCTTCCTGTGGCCAGGCTTTGGGGAGAATGCTCGTGTGCTAGACTGGATCTGCCGGCGGCTAGAGGGAGAGGACAGTGCCCGAGAGACGCCCATTGGGCTGGTGCCAAAGGAAGGGGCCTTGGATCTCAGTGGCCTGGGAGCCATAGATACCACCCAGCTGTTCTCACTCCCCAAGGACTTCTGGAAACAGGAAGTTCGTGATATTCGGAGCTACCTGACAGAGCAGGTCAACCAGGATCTACCCAAGGAGGTGTTGGCTGAGCTGGAGGCCCTGGAGGGACGCGTGTGCAGAATGTGA
- the PCK2 gene encoding phosphoenolpyruvate carboxykinase [GTP], mitochondrial isoform X1 yields the protein MAAAYRPGLRLNWHVLSPWGWASRRSLQTLQVLSGDLGQLPEGVRDFVERSARLCQPEGIHICDGTEAENTAILTLLEQQGLVRKLPKYSNCWLARTDPKDVARVESKTVIVTPSQRDTVPLPAGGARGQLGNWMSPAEFQQAVDERFPGCMQGEPVSQWPCNPEKTLIGHVPDQREIISFGSGYGGNSLLGKKCFALRIASRLARDEGWLAEHMLILGITNPAGKKRYVAAAFPSACGKTNLAMMQPALPGWKVECVGDDIAWMRFDSEGRLRAINPENGFFGVAPGTSATTNPNAMATIQSNTLFTNVAETSDGGVYWEGIDQPLAPGVTVTSWLGKPWKPGDKEPCAHPNSRFCAPARQCPIMDPAWEAPEGVPIDAIIFGGRRPKGVPLVYEAFNWRHGVFVGSAMRSESTAAAEHKGKIIMHDPFAMRPFFGYNFGRYLEHWLSMEERKGARLPRIFHVNWFRRDEAGRFLWPGFGENARVLDWICRRLEGEDSARETPIGLVPKEGALDLSGLGAIDTTQLFSLPKDFWKQEVRDIRSYLTEQVNQDLPKEVLAELEALEGRVCRM from the exons ATGGCCGCTGCGTACCGCCCCGGCCTGCG GCTTAACTGGCATGTGCTGAGCCCCTGGGGCTGGGCATCACGCCGCAGCCTCCAGACCCTTCAAGTACTCAGTGGCGATCTGGGCCAGCTACCTGAGGGTGTACGAGACTTTGTGGAACGCAGCGCCCGTTTGTGCCAACCAGAGGGCATCCACATCTGTGATGGAACCGAGGCCGAGAATACTGCCATACTGACCCTGCTGGAGCAACAAGGCCTTGTCCGAAAGCTCCCCAAGTACAGTAACTG CTGGCTGGCCCGCACAGACCCCAAGGATGTGGCACGAGTAGAGAGCAAGACAGTGATCGTAACTCCTTCTCAACGGGACACAGTGCCCCTCCCAGCTGGTGGGGCCCGTGGGCAGCTGGGCAACTGGATGTCCCCTGCTGAGTTCCAGCAAGCCGTGGATGAGAGGTTTCCAGGCTGCATGCAGG GGGAGCCAGTGAGCCAGTGGCCGTGCAACCCAGAGAAAACCCTGATTGGCCACGTGCCTGACCAGCGGGAGATCATCTCCTTCGGCAGCGGCTATGGTGGCAACTCCCTGCTGGGCAAGAAGTGCTTTGCCCTGCGCATCGCCTCTCGGCTGGCCCGGGATGAGGGCTGGCTGGCGGAGCACATGCTG ATCTTGGGCATCACCAACCCTGCCGGAAAGAAGCGCTATGTGGCCGCCGCCTTCCCCAGTGCCTGTGGCAAGACCAACCTGGCCATGATGCAGCCCGCACTGCCAGGCTGGAAAGTGGAATGTGTGGGAGATGACATCGCCTGGATGAGGTTTGACAGCGAAG GTCGACTTCGGGCCATCAACCCTGAGAACGGCTTCTTCGGGGTGGCCCCTGGCACCTCTGCCACCACCAATCCCAATGCCATGGCCACGATCCAGAGTAACACTCTCTTCACCAATGTGGCTGAGACCAGTGATGGCGGCGTGTACTGGGAGGGTATTGACCAGCCTCTTGCACCTGGCGTTACCGTGACCTCCTGGCTGGGCAAACCCTGGAAACCCG GTGACAAGGAGCCCTGTGCACATCCCAATTCTCGCTTTTGTGCCCCGGCTCGCCAGTGCCCCATCATGGACCCAGCTTGGGAGGCTCCTGAAGGAGTCCCCATTGACGCCATCATCTTTGGAGGCCGAAGACCTAAAG GGGTACCCCTGGTATATGAGGCCTTCAATTGGCGCCATGGCGTGTTTGTGGGCAGTGCCATGCGCTCCGAGTCTACTGCTGCAGCTGAACACAAAG GGAAGATCATCATGCACGACCCGTTTGCCATGCGGCCCTTTTTCGGCTACAACTTTGGGCGCTACCTAGAACACTGGCTGAGCATGGAGGAGCGCAAGGGGGCTCGGCTGCCCCGCATCTTCCATGTCAACTGGTTCCGGCGCGATGAGGCGGGCCGCTTCCTGTGGCCAGGCTTTGGGGAGAATGCTCGTGTGCTAGACTGGATCTGCCGGCGGCTAGAGGGAGAGGACAGTGCCCGAGAGACGCCCATTGGGCTGGTGCCAAAGGAAGGGGCCTTGGATCTCAGTGGCCTGGGAGCCATAGATACCACCCAGCTGTTCTCACTCCCCAAGGACTTCTGGAAACAGGAAGTTCGTGATATTCGGAGCTACCTGACAGAGCAGGTCAACCAGGATCTACCCAAGGAGGTGTTGGCTGAGCTGGAGGCCCTGGAGGGACGCGTGTGCAGAATGTGA